One region of Termitidicoccus mucosus genomic DNA includes:
- the rplX gene encoding 50S ribosomal protein L24: MAQKFHVKRGDQVVVISGSHKGKTGKILELVASKQRARIEGVALVKRHTKPQGEQKPGGIIEREGTVHVSNLMKQADYDSSKRAKKTEVK, translated from the coding sequence ATGGCACAAAAATTCCACGTCAAACGCGGCGATCAGGTCGTCGTCATCTCCGGCTCCCACAAAGGCAAGACCGGCAAAATCCTTGAACTCGTCGCCTCCAAGCAGCGCGCCCGGATCGAAGGCGTGGCCCTCGTCAAGCGCCACACCAAGCCCCAGGGCGAGCAAAAGCCCGGCGGCATCATCGAGCGCGAAGGCACCGTCCACGTGTCGAACCTCATGAAGCAGGCCGACTACGATTCCAGCAAACGGGCCAAGAAGACGGAGGTGAAGTAA
- the rplE gene encoding 50S ribosomal protein L5 codes for MSSKYTPALKKHYIEQVAPALVKSRGYANKHEVPKIAKISLNTGIDADADKNQIADIARDLGLIAGQKPVLSKSKKAISNFKLRQGQVVGAFVTLRGDAMWEFLYRLLAVALPTIRDFRGVSPKLDGQGNYNLGITDFTIFPEITVENVKKSMGLDISIVTTAQTDEEGRELLKLLGMPFRRTEAAPAAAKAA; via the coding sequence ATGAGCAGCAAATACACACCCGCCCTCAAGAAGCACTACATCGAGCAAGTCGCTCCCGCGCTCGTGAAAAGCCGCGGCTACGCGAACAAGCATGAAGTGCCGAAGATCGCCAAAATCTCCCTCAACACCGGAATCGACGCCGACGCCGACAAGAACCAGATCGCCGACATCGCCCGCGATCTCGGTCTCATCGCCGGCCAGAAACCCGTCCTTTCCAAATCCAAGAAGGCCATTTCGAACTTCAAGCTCCGCCAGGGCCAGGTCGTCGGTGCGTTTGTCACCCTGCGCGGCGACGCCATGTGGGAATTCCTTTACCGCCTCCTCGCCGTCGCCCTCCCCACCATCCGCGACTTCCGCGGCGTCTCGCCGAAGCTCGACGGCCAGGGCAACTACAACCTCGGCATCACCGACTTCACCATCTTCCCGGAAATCACCGTGGAAAACGTGAAAAAATCCATGGGCCTCGACATCTCCATCGTCACCACCGCCCAGACCGACGAGGAGGGCCGCGAGCTCCTCAAACTCCTCGGCATGCCCTTCCGCCGCACCGAGGCCGCACCCGCCGCCGCCAAGGCCGCCTAA
- the rpsN gene encoding 30S ribosomal protein S14, with the protein MPKTSAIERNKKRIRLNEKYKAKRAELKTLLLNPEATDEEFFAAQKKLQKLPRNSAAERIRNRCSLSGRPRAFNRKYGVSRITFRELALSGKIPGVTKSSW; encoded by the coding sequence ATGCCGAAAACGTCCGCCATCGAACGCAACAAGAAGCGCATTCGCCTCAACGAAAAATACAAGGCGAAGCGCGCCGAGCTGAAAACCCTGCTCCTCAATCCCGAGGCCACCGACGAGGAATTCTTCGCCGCCCAGAAAAAGCTCCAGAAGCTTCCGCGCAACTCCGCCGCCGAGCGCATCCGCAACCGCTGCTCCCTCTCCGGCCGCCCCCGCGCCTTCAACCGCAAATACGGCGTCTCCCGTATCACCTTCCGCGAACTCGCCCTCTCCGGCAAGATTCCCGGCGTCACCAAATCCTCCTGGTAA
- the rpsH gene encoding 30S ribosomal protein S8, producing the protein MTDPISDFLTRLRNASKAGLAECVSPHSKYKEAIASILKNEGYVTGYTTGADKQGHKTLVVTMKYVASAPALTNLSRISTPGRRLYCGYDDIPRVLNGLGIAILSTSKGVLTDKDCRRQKLGGELVCNVW; encoded by the coding sequence ATGACCGATCCAATCAGCGACTTCCTGACCCGCCTGCGCAACGCGTCCAAGGCCGGTCTCGCCGAGTGCGTTTCCCCGCACTCCAAATACAAGGAGGCCATCGCCTCCATCCTCAAGAACGAGGGTTACGTCACCGGCTACACCACCGGCGCCGACAAGCAGGGCCACAAGACCCTCGTCGTCACCATGAAGTATGTCGCCAGCGCCCCCGCGCTGACCAACCTCTCGCGCATCTCCACCCCGGGCCGCCGCCTCTACTGCGGCTATGACGACATCCCCCGCGTCCTCAACGGACTCGGCATCGCCATCCTCTCCACCTCCAAGGGCGTTCTCACCGACAAGGACTGCCGCCGCCAGAAACTGGGCGGGGAACTCGTCTGCAACGTCTGGTAA
- the rplF gene encoding 50S ribosomal protein L6, giving the protein MSRIGKVPVTIPAKVKVDINGNTVKVEGPKGKVSKSFDPAVTIKLDGGKVVFAAAEDTRFSRAMFGTARSVVNGMVKGVTEGFSKELEIQGVGFKAALKGKQLDLALGYSHPILFDIPEGIKITVTDQTKLKIEGCDKQLVGAVTANIRAYYPPEPYKGKGVRIVGERVRRKEGKTVA; this is encoded by the coding sequence ATGTCACGCATCGGCAAAGTTCCCGTCACCATTCCCGCCAAGGTCAAAGTCGACATCAACGGCAACACCGTGAAAGTCGAAGGCCCCAAGGGCAAAGTCTCCAAATCCTTCGATCCCGCCGTCACCATCAAGCTCGATGGTGGCAAAGTCGTTTTCGCGGCCGCCGAGGACACCCGTTTCTCCCGCGCCATGTTCGGCACCGCCCGTTCCGTGGTGAACGGCATGGTGAAAGGCGTCACCGAAGGGTTTTCCAAGGAGCTGGAGATTCAGGGCGTCGGCTTCAAGGCCGCCCTCAAGGGCAAGCAGCTCGACCTCGCGCTCGGCTACTCGCACCCGATACTCTTCGATATTCCCGAAGGCATCAAGATCACCGTCACCGACCAGACCAAACTGAAGATCGAAGGCTGCGACAAGCAGCTTGTCGGTGCCGTCACCGCCAACATCCGCGCCTATTACCCGCCGGAGCCTTACAAGGGCAAGGGCGTCCGCATCGTGGGCGAGCGCGTCCGCCGCAAGGAAGGCAAAACCGTCGCCTAA
- the rplR gene encoding 50S ribosomal protein L18: MSKTSTKAELLQKRRWRIRKKVKGTAERPRLAVRFTSKHIYAQAINDDSATTLVFLSSLDAELRQKKLAANLAGAKTLGDAFAAKAKAAGLSAVVFDRSGARYHGKVKAFADAAREGGLVF, translated from the coding sequence ATGAGCAAGACCAGCACCAAAGCCGAGCTACTCCAGAAACGCCGCTGGAGAATTCGCAAGAAGGTCAAAGGCACCGCCGAGCGCCCGCGCCTCGCCGTGCGCTTCACCTCCAAGCACATCTACGCCCAGGCCATCAACGACGACAGCGCCACCACCCTCGTCTTCCTTTCCAGCCTCGACGCCGAGCTTCGCCAGAAGAAACTCGCCGCCAACCTCGCTGGAGCGAAAACCCTCGGTGACGCCTTCGCCGCCAAGGCCAAGGCCGCGGGCCTGAGCGCCGTCGTCTTCGACCGCTCCGGCGCCCGCTATCACGGCAAAGTCAAAGCATTCGCCGACGCCGCGCGCGAAGGCGGCCTCGTATTCTAA